A window of the Caretta caretta isolate rCarCar2 chromosome 21, rCarCar1.hap1, whole genome shotgun sequence genome harbors these coding sequences:
- the LOC142069737 gene encoding glutathione S-transferase 2-like → MGVTLGYWDIRGLAHAIRLLLEYTNTPYEDKKYCASGEGPDYDISQWTNEKEKLGLDFPNLPYLFDGQTKLTQSNAILRYIARKHKMAGESEEEIQRVDMLENQVMDFRLAFARVCYNPDFEKLKLEYLEQLPGKLKLFSQFLGDRKWFAGEKLTYVDFLAYDILDQHRMFAPKCLDQLKNLKDFLDRFEALEKIAAYMSSGRYMKAPVFWRTAQWSNRKE, encoded by the exons atgggggtCACGCTGGGCTACTGGGACATCCGCGGG ctTGCTCACGCCATCCGACTGCTGTTGGAATACACGAACACTCCCTATGAGGACAAGAAATACTGCGCCAGCGGGGAAG GTCCTGATTATGATATAAGCCAGTGGACTAACGAGAaagagaagctggggctggatttCCCGAAC CTCCCCTATCTCTTTGATGGCCAGACAAAGCTCACGCAGAGCAATGCTATCCTCCGTTACATAGCGCGCAAACACAAAATGG CTGGCGAGAGCGAGGAGGAGATACAGAGAGTGGACATGCTGGAGAACCAGGTGATGGATTTCCGCCTGGCCTTTGCAAGGGTGTGCTACAACCCTGACTTT gAGAAACTGAAGCTGGAGTACTTGGAGCAGCTGCCCGGGAAGCTGAAGCTGTTCTCCCAGTTCCTGGGGGACAGGAAGTGGTTTGCTGGGGAGAAG CTCACCTATGTCGACTTCCTTGCGTACGACATCCTGGATCAGCACCGCATGTTCGCGCCCAAGTGCCTGGATCAGCTGAAGAACCTGAAGGATTTTCTTGACCGATTTGAG GCCCTGGAGAAGATTGCTGCCTACATGAGTTCTGGCCGGTACATGAAGGCTCCTGTTTTCTGGAGAACTGCCCAGTGGAGCAACAGAAAGGAGTAG